A stretch of the Aegilops tauschii subsp. strangulata cultivar AL8/78 chromosome 4, Aet v6.0, whole genome shotgun sequence genome encodes the following:
- the LOC109742617 gene encoding probable cytokinin riboside 5'-monophosphate phosphoribohydrolase LOG4, giving the protein MEANQEKAPETATGGDAPRPVRAVCVFCGSRPGNRPSFSAAALDLGKQLVERQLDLVYGGGSGGLMGLVSKAVHDGGRHVLGVIPSALLPEEVSGETLGEVKVVRDMHERKSEMAKHSDAFIALPGGYGTIEELLEIITWAQLGIHNKPVGLLNVDGYYNSLLSLFDKGVEEGFIDDAARNIFVLADNAADLLTKLTAAAVAAHVDDGGDDRNGTAAAGVKRKRG; this is encoded by the exons ATGGAGGCGAACCAAGAGAAGGCTCCGGAGACTGCCACCGGCGGCGACGCCCCGAGGCCGGTGCGAGCGGTGTGCGTCTTCTGCGGCAGCAGGCCTGGCAACCGGCCGTCCTTCagcgccgccgccctcgacctcggGAAGCAACTG GTGGAGAGGCAGCTCGATCTCGTctacggcggcggcagcggcggcctgATGGGCCTCGTGTCCAAGGCCGTCCACGACGGCGGCCGCCACGTCCTCGG GGTCATCCCTAGTGCTCTCCTGCCGGAAGAG GTGTCAGGGGAGACGTTGGGAGAGGTGAAAGTGGTCAGGGACATGCATGAGCGCAAGTCAGAAATGGCAAAACACTCGGACGCCTTCATCGCACTGCCAG GCGGATATGGGACGATCGAAGAGCTGCTGGAGATCATAACGTGGGCGCAGCTGGGGATCCATAACAAACCT GTGGGGCTGCTCAACGTGGACGGCTACTACAACAGCCTGCTTTCGCTGTTCGACAAGGGCGTCGAGGAGGGCTTCATCGACGACGCGGCGCGCAACATCTTCGTCCTCGCCGACAACGCCGCCGACCTGCTCACCAAGCTCACGGCCGCGGCGGTGGCGGCCCACGTTGACGACGGCGGCGACGACCGCAACGGCACGGCGGCCGCCGGCGTCAAGAGGAAAAGAGGCTAG